In a genomic window of Siphonobacter curvatus:
- a CDS encoding TonB-dependent receptor, with protein MKPHLLLFLCLFLSITSHAQSDLGSLKGRIVTFQHEAVAGASVTLQNTGFGTTTDAEGLFNLSSIPAGTYVLVVSNVGYTAYTQHIRIVAGKNPFLNLQLSESRQELKEVVVSTSRNAYQVLQSSTATRMDVPLLETPQSVQVVSSAILRDRQAFTLNEISSAFTGMKANNGNGSFQIRGFTAYSPNDASFLLYNGVRGNLFLWSQQPLLYNIESVELLRGPSGALFSEGSPGGVINFITKQPLAEKRASIDVSLGSWAFRRASVDFTGPLSRNQKLLYRAIIGYDRSKSFRDYQDKENLFIAPSLTYLFSDRTSLALELNYAHQKSVQQYDNGSYIYTRSDGTFDFNRYPNHLTIQSPTDYGRTDNASATLTFNHQFSNKLKLTLVERAVRNVLDYTDHIPLGRIRNDSISRAYQDWETDRFSLQTTAFVSYTAKTGAIGHQLMGGTDYNRYGWTQNDYQYKLSTRISIFHPDYSNSVPSASTPAEESDDNRRVTNLVGAYLQDQVSLGERLKVLLSLRYDSYNGKETPLSDRDNKQGDALQASGWIPRVGLVYLPLPQVSLYGTYVKSFNPQTSNNVRAGGPFPTRKATQYELGSKADLFNERISVTLSLYQINYANILTAAPTEENSHRQAAIDGTRSRGAEVSLAGHLKNLSLIAGYAFNDHVLISTSSYGKKGDRFANAPRHLANFWAKYTPSIPVLKGWGIAAGVRYVSDQVGLLSNQNFIFPAYTVFDAAVSYQKSRYSLQINAYNLTNRHYFTGSRSSTTTGGLGDPFNVRIGLGYQLW; from the coding sequence ATGAAACCCCATTTACTTCTTTTTCTGTGCCTGTTTCTAAGCATTACGTCCCACGCCCAGTCGGACCTGGGAAGTCTTAAAGGTCGTATCGTCACCTTCCAGCATGAAGCCGTCGCCGGGGCTTCGGTTACCTTGCAAAACACGGGGTTCGGTACCACCACCGATGCGGAAGGGCTATTCAACCTTTCCTCCATTCCGGCGGGAACGTATGTACTCGTCGTATCCAACGTTGGCTACACGGCTTATACCCAGCACATCCGGATCGTTGCTGGAAAAAATCCCTTTCTAAACCTTCAGCTCTCCGAGAGCCGACAGGAATTGAAAGAAGTCGTGGTCAGCACCTCCCGAAACGCGTATCAGGTACTCCAATCCTCCACCGCGACGCGGATGGATGTACCGCTCCTGGAAACGCCTCAGTCCGTGCAGGTGGTTTCTTCGGCAATCCTGCGGGACCGACAGGCCTTTACGCTCAATGAAATTTCCAGTGCCTTTACGGGCATGAAAGCCAATAATGGCAACGGGTCCTTTCAAATCCGGGGCTTTACGGCCTATTCACCCAATGATGCCAGCTTTTTGCTCTATAACGGCGTTCGTGGCAACCTGTTTCTCTGGAGTCAGCAACCGCTTTTGTATAACATCGAATCGGTCGAACTGCTTCGCGGTCCTTCGGGAGCTTTGTTTAGCGAAGGCTCCCCGGGTGGCGTCATCAACTTTATCACGAAGCAACCCCTGGCCGAGAAACGGGCGAGTATCGATGTATCGCTGGGCAGCTGGGCGTTTCGGCGAGCCTCGGTTGACTTCACGGGTCCGCTGTCCCGAAACCAAAAGCTTTTATACCGGGCCATTATCGGCTACGATCGATCGAAGAGTTTTCGGGATTACCAGGACAAAGAGAATCTTTTCATCGCTCCTTCCCTCACCTATCTTTTCAGCGATCGTACATCATTAGCGTTAGAGCTGAATTACGCTCATCAGAAGTCCGTTCAGCAATACGACAACGGTAGTTATATCTATACGCGATCCGACGGTACCTTTGATTTCAACCGCTACCCGAATCATCTGACCATTCAAAGCCCGACGGATTACGGCCGCACCGATAACGCCTCTGCGACTTTAACCTTTAACCACCAATTCAGCAACAAACTTAAATTGACCCTAGTGGAACGGGCCGTTCGGAATGTGCTCGACTATACCGACCATATCCCGCTGGGAAGAATCCGAAATGATTCAATCAGCCGGGCGTATCAGGATTGGGAAACGGACCGCTTCAGTCTGCAAACCACAGCTTTTGTTAGCTATACGGCAAAAACGGGGGCTATCGGTCATCAACTGATGGGCGGTACGGATTACAACCGCTACGGCTGGACGCAGAATGACTATCAATACAAGCTTTCTACCCGCATTTCTATTTTCCATCCGGATTATTCGAATAGCGTACCTTCCGCTTCGACACCCGCCGAAGAGTCCGACGATAACCGACGCGTGACTAACCTGGTAGGTGCCTATTTACAGGATCAGGTTAGTTTGGGGGAAAGACTCAAAGTGCTACTCTCTTTACGGTACGATAGCTACAATGGGAAAGAAACCCCGCTTTCGGATCGCGACAACAAGCAGGGCGATGCCCTACAGGCTTCGGGCTGGATTCCGCGAGTAGGTCTGGTGTACCTACCGCTGCCCCAGGTATCCCTTTACGGGACTTACGTCAAGTCATTCAATCCCCAGACGTCGAACAACGTGCGGGCTGGCGGTCCCTTTCCCACTCGGAAAGCGACGCAGTATGAACTCGGTTCAAAAGCGGATCTATTTAATGAACGGATTTCGGTCACCCTTTCCCTGTATCAAATCAATTATGCCAATATTCTGACGGCGGCTCCAACGGAAGAAAACTCTCACCGTCAGGCAGCCATTGACGGCACCCGCAGTCGGGGGGCGGAAGTTTCTTTAGCTGGTCATTTAAAAAACCTGAGTCTGATTGCCGGGTACGCCTTCAATGACCACGTGTTAATCAGTACGAGTAGCTACGGAAAAAAGGGGGACCGTTTTGCCAACGCCCCCCGACACCTTGCCAATTTCTGGGCGAAGTACACGCCATCGATTCCCGTACTGAAAGGATGGGGGATTGCGGCGGGGGTTCGCTACGTGAGCGATCAGGTGGGCCTGTTGAGCAACCAGAACTTCATTTTCCCAGCCTACACCGTTTTCGACGCCGCTGTTTCGTACCAAAAAAGTCGGTATTCGCTTCAAATCAATGCCTACAATCTAACGAATAGACACTACTTCACCGGAAGTCGGTCGAGTACCACCACGGGTGGATTAGGTGATCCATTCAACGTACGAATCGGACTTGGTTATCAGTTGTGGTAA
- a CDS encoding PepSY-associated TM helix domain-containing protein: protein MGKVKLTRRLFKVHSWLGLISGLFLLVLGLSGSILVFRHELDTWANRELLQVTPQGTRSSPLQQCYDTITRRYPNLDGIAWLNPDASPTEAYNFRLYFNDTRLFTYDLALISFDPYTGAILREGPSADFTPSFIEWLLQFHFSFQLGIPGAALTAVFGLTMLVSLLTGVVVYRKMIWRVLTFRVKINRKNWRTISSDLHRVVGVWSLLLNAVIFFTGFWMNLFAFQAKSWRSETIPTKPNTLLSVSPDRLLQQALLAFPGLDPTYVYLPTQPTRTFEVRGYTKNQWKGWGNGNSVKINQQTGEIIFIHRLSEKPLGERIEGTFFPLHVGNYGGWPVKILYVIVGLTPGLLSVTGFLLWWRNKRKTVKLPISGPITRQ from the coding sequence ATGGGAAAAGTAAAATTGACGCGAAGGCTCTTTAAAGTCCACAGCTGGCTGGGACTGATCAGTGGTCTTTTTCTGCTTGTATTGGGATTAAGCGGTTCGATTCTGGTATTCCGACACGAACTGGACACCTGGGCTAACCGGGAACTGTTGCAGGTAACGCCCCAGGGTACTCGCTCCTCGCCCTTGCAGCAGTGTTACGACACGATCACCCGTCGGTATCCCAATCTGGACGGGATTGCCTGGCTCAACCCCGATGCAAGCCCCACCGAGGCGTATAATTTCAGACTCTATTTCAATGATACACGTCTCTTTACCTACGATCTGGCCCTGATCTCTTTCGATCCCTACACCGGAGCCATTCTGCGGGAAGGGCCATCGGCTGATTTCACACCCAGTTTCATCGAGTGGTTACTGCAATTCCACTTCAGCTTTCAGTTAGGGATTCCGGGAGCGGCCCTAACGGCGGTGTTTGGTCTCACCATGCTGGTATCCCTGCTGACGGGTGTGGTGGTGTACCGAAAAATGATCTGGAGAGTCCTGACTTTTCGAGTAAAAATCAACCGAAAAAACTGGCGTACGATCAGCTCAGACCTCCACCGCGTGGTTGGAGTCTGGTCCTTACTGCTTAACGCGGTCATTTTCTTTACGGGCTTCTGGATGAATCTGTTTGCGTTTCAGGCCAAAAGCTGGCGGTCAGAAACGATTCCCACGAAACCCAATACGCTTCTCTCCGTATCGCCCGACCGGCTGTTGCAACAGGCCTTGTTGGCTTTCCCCGGCCTGGACCCTACCTACGTGTATTTGCCAACGCAACCCACCCGAACATTTGAAGTTCGGGGCTATACTAAAAATCAATGGAAAGGCTGGGGTAATGGAAATTCTGTAAAAATCAATCAGCAGACGGGTGAAATAATTTTTATACATCGCTTGTCAGAAAAACCGCTAGGCGAGCGGATAGAGGGCACTTTTTTTCCTTTGCACGTGGGCAATTACGGCGGCTGGCCCGTGAAAATCCTGTACGTAATTGTTGGCTTAACGCCAGGTTTACTATCCGTAACGGGCTTTTTACTCTGGTGGCGAAATAAGCGA